The following are encoded together in the Peromyscus maniculatus bairdii isolate BWxNUB_F1_BW_parent chromosome 22, HU_Pman_BW_mat_3.1, whole genome shotgun sequence genome:
- the LOC121820851 gene encoding uncharacterized protein LOC121820851 isoform X1: MFWSTVDLPRDTTLQTVESVNFEDVAVRFTKEEWALLDPSQKKLYKDVMQETLRNLAAIGNKLENQKAVNECENLWRKLRSQLVEKFCEYKESLQSTELFSCIPEFSVNLKSCPRLPTCEKHVCGEGSIGQSSLGAPLNHQVGPKPHEDQEYGQKLYKHKEFGGSSRSPLSLRTHKSAHTGEEPSKNKDYKQDLPCFRPDQSYEQHDQAKKSYVCKQCGKCFSYLSFLKTHEKIHCGKNTYVCELCGKDFVRLGYLIRHKITYTVEKSLVCNRGAKPYTCNQCRKSFSRSTSLRRHTRIHTGEKPYVCKQCGKAFITSSNLQVHERTHTGEKPYVCKECGNAFRLLIQLQKHEVIHSGVNPFICKQCGKSFTSSGSLKTHERIHTGERPYVCEHCGKTFGYSSTLKTHERIHTGERPYACKQCGKTFRYAFYVQRHEQIHKRERPYECKQCGKAFRYAFYVQIHERIHSSKRPYECKKCGKGFIASNQLEIHERTHTGERPYVCKQCGKGFLTSYRLGRHALIHSRTNKDVCK, encoded by the exons ATGTTCTGGAGCACAGTTGATTTACCAAGAGACACAACTCTTCAAACAGTG GAGTCAGTGAACTTTGAGGATGTGGCTGTGAGGTTCACCAAGGAGGAGTGGGCTCTGCTGGATCCATCCCAGAAGAAGCTGTACAAAGATGTGATGCAGGAAACCTTGAGGAACCTGGCTGCTATAG GAAACAAGTTGGAAAACCAGAAGGCTGTAAATGAGTGTGAAAATCTCTGGAGAAAACTAAG AAGCCAACTGGTAGAGAAATTCTGTGAATATAAAGAAAGTCTTCAGAGTACAGAACTCTTCAGCTGTATTCCAGAGTTTTCTGTGAACCTGAAATCTTGCCCAAGACTTCCCACATGTGagaagcatgtgtgtggagaaggGAGCATTGGCCAGTCATCTCTAGGTGCACCCCTAAATCATCAGGTAGGACCCAAACCTCATGAAGACCAGGAATATGGACAGAAGTTGTATAAACACAAGGAGTTTGGGGGCAGCTCCCGTTCTCCTCTGTCCCTTCGGACACATAAAAGTGCTCACACTGGAGAGGAACCTTCTAAAAATAAGGACTACAAACAAGACCTTCCTTGTTTCAGACCTGATCAAAGCTATGAACAACATGACCAGGCAAAGAAGTCTTATGTATGTAAGCAATGTGGGAAATGCTTCTCATATCTCAGTTTCttaaaaacacatgaaaagattCATTGTGGTAAAAATACCTATGTGTGTGAACTGTGTGGGAAAGACTTTGTTAGGTTAGGTTACCTTATCAGACATAAAATAACTTACACTGTTGAGAAGTCATTGGTATGTAATCGTGGTGCGAAGCCCTACACATGTAATCAGTGTAGAAAAAGTTTTTCTCGCTCTACTTCCCTTCGAAGACACACACgaatccacactggagagaaaccctatgtatgTAAACAATGCGGGAAAGCCTTCATTACTTCTAGTAACCTTCAAGTACATGAGCGAACTCACACTGGGGAAAAACCTTATGTATGTAAGGAGTGTGGGAATGCCTTTAGGCTTTTGATCCAATTGCAAAAGCATGAAGTAATTCACAGTGGTGTGAATCCCTTTATTTGTAAGCAATGTGGGAAGAGCTTCACTTCTTCTGGTTCTCTAAAAAcacatgaaagaattcacactGGGGAGAGGCCCTATGTATGTGAGCACTGTGGGAAAACCTTTGGTTATTCCAGTACTCTTAAAACACacgaaagaattcatactggagagagacCATATGCATGCAAGCAATGTGGGAAAACCTTTCGTTATGCTTTTTATGTTCAAAGACATGAACAAATCCACAAAAGAGAGAGGCCCTATGAATGTAagcaatgtgggaaagcctttcgTTATGCTTTttatgttcaaatacatgaacgaATCCACAGCAGCAAGAGACCCTATGAATGTAAGAAGTGTGGGAAAGGCTTTATAGCTTCTAATCAACTGGAAATACATGAAAGAACTCACACTGGAGAGAGACCTTATGTATGTAAGCAGTGTGGGAAAGGCTTCTTGACATCATACCGTTTGGGAAGACATGCACTGATTCATAGTAGAACAAATAAAGATGTTTGCAAATAA
- the LOC121820851 gene encoding uncharacterized protein LOC121820851 isoform X3 — MESVNFEDVAVRFTKEEWALLDPSQKKLYKDVMQETLRNLAAIGNKLENQKAVNECENLWRKLRSQLVEKFCEYKESLQSTELFSCIPEFSVNLKSCPRLPTCEKHVCGEGSIGQSSLGAPLNHQVGPKPHEDQEYGQKLYKHKEFGGSSRSPLSLRTHKSAHTGEEPSKNKDYKQDLPCFRPDQSYEQHDQAKKSYVCKQCGKCFSYLSFLKTHEKIHCGKNTYVCELCGKDFVRLGYLIRHKITYTVEKSLVCNRGAKPYTCNQCRKSFSRSTSLRRHTRIHTGEKPYVCKQCGKAFITSSNLQVHERTHTGEKPYVCKECGNAFRLLIQLQKHEVIHSGVNPFICKQCGKSFTSSGSLKTHERIHTGERPYVCEHCGKTFGYSSTLKTHERIHTGERPYACKQCGKTFRYAFYVQRHEQIHKRERPYECKQCGKAFRYAFYVQIHERIHSSKRPYECKKCGKGFIASNQLEIHERTHTGERPYVCKQCGKGFLTSYRLGRHALIHSRTNKDVCK, encoded by the exons ATG GAGTCAGTGAACTTTGAGGATGTGGCTGTGAGGTTCACCAAGGAGGAGTGGGCTCTGCTGGATCCATCCCAGAAGAAGCTGTACAAAGATGTGATGCAGGAAACCTTGAGGAACCTGGCTGCTATAG GAAACAAGTTGGAAAACCAGAAGGCTGTAAATGAGTGTGAAAATCTCTGGAGAAAACTAAG AAGCCAACTGGTAGAGAAATTCTGTGAATATAAAGAAAGTCTTCAGAGTACAGAACTCTTCAGCTGTATTCCAGAGTTTTCTGTGAACCTGAAATCTTGCCCAAGACTTCCCACATGTGagaagcatgtgtgtggagaaggGAGCATTGGCCAGTCATCTCTAGGTGCACCCCTAAATCATCAGGTAGGACCCAAACCTCATGAAGACCAGGAATATGGACAGAAGTTGTATAAACACAAGGAGTTTGGGGGCAGCTCCCGTTCTCCTCTGTCCCTTCGGACACATAAAAGTGCTCACACTGGAGAGGAACCTTCTAAAAATAAGGACTACAAACAAGACCTTCCTTGTTTCAGACCTGATCAAAGCTATGAACAACATGACCAGGCAAAGAAGTCTTATGTATGTAAGCAATGTGGGAAATGCTTCTCATATCTCAGTTTCttaaaaacacatgaaaagattCATTGTGGTAAAAATACCTATGTGTGTGAACTGTGTGGGAAAGACTTTGTTAGGTTAGGTTACCTTATCAGACATAAAATAACTTACACTGTTGAGAAGTCATTGGTATGTAATCGTGGTGCGAAGCCCTACACATGTAATCAGTGTAGAAAAAGTTTTTCTCGCTCTACTTCCCTTCGAAGACACACACgaatccacactggagagaaaccctatgtatgTAAACAATGCGGGAAAGCCTTCATTACTTCTAGTAACCTTCAAGTACATGAGCGAACTCACACTGGGGAAAAACCTTATGTATGTAAGGAGTGTGGGAATGCCTTTAGGCTTTTGATCCAATTGCAAAAGCATGAAGTAATTCACAGTGGTGTGAATCCCTTTATTTGTAAGCAATGTGGGAAGAGCTTCACTTCTTCTGGTTCTCTAAAAAcacatgaaagaattcacactGGGGAGAGGCCCTATGTATGTGAGCACTGTGGGAAAACCTTTGGTTATTCCAGTACTCTTAAAACACacgaaagaattcatactggagagagacCATATGCATGCAAGCAATGTGGGAAAACCTTTCGTTATGCTTTTTATGTTCAAAGACATGAACAAATCCACAAAAGAGAGAGGCCCTATGAATGTAagcaatgtgggaaagcctttcgTTATGCTTTttatgttcaaatacatgaacgaATCCACAGCAGCAAGAGACCCTATGAATGTAAGAAGTGTGGGAAAGGCTTTATAGCTTCTAATCAACTGGAAATACATGAAAGAACTCACACTGGAGAGAGACCTTATGTATGTAAGCAGTGTGGGAAAGGCTTCTTGACATCATACCGTTTGGGAAGACATGCACTGATTCATAGTAGAACAAATAAAGATGTTTGCAAATAA
- the LOC121820851 gene encoding uncharacterized protein LOC121820851 isoform X2, giving the protein MVRADSSQESVNFEDVAVRFTKEEWALLDPSQKKLYKDVMQETLRNLAAIGNKLENQKAVNECENLWRKLRSQLVEKFCEYKESLQSTELFSCIPEFSVNLKSCPRLPTCEKHVCGEGSIGQSSLGAPLNHQVGPKPHEDQEYGQKLYKHKEFGGSSRSPLSLRTHKSAHTGEEPSKNKDYKQDLPCFRPDQSYEQHDQAKKSYVCKQCGKCFSYLSFLKTHEKIHCGKNTYVCELCGKDFVRLGYLIRHKITYTVEKSLVCNRGAKPYTCNQCRKSFSRSTSLRRHTRIHTGEKPYVCKQCGKAFITSSNLQVHERTHTGEKPYVCKECGNAFRLLIQLQKHEVIHSGVNPFICKQCGKSFTSSGSLKTHERIHTGERPYVCEHCGKTFGYSSTLKTHERIHTGERPYACKQCGKTFRYAFYVQRHEQIHKRERPYECKQCGKAFRYAFYVQIHERIHSSKRPYECKKCGKGFIASNQLEIHERTHTGERPYVCKQCGKGFLTSYRLGRHALIHSRTNKDVCK; this is encoded by the exons ATGGTGCGTGCTGACTCGTCCCAG GAGTCAGTGAACTTTGAGGATGTGGCTGTGAGGTTCACCAAGGAGGAGTGGGCTCTGCTGGATCCATCCCAGAAGAAGCTGTACAAAGATGTGATGCAGGAAACCTTGAGGAACCTGGCTGCTATAG GAAACAAGTTGGAAAACCAGAAGGCTGTAAATGAGTGTGAAAATCTCTGGAGAAAACTAAG AAGCCAACTGGTAGAGAAATTCTGTGAATATAAAGAAAGTCTTCAGAGTACAGAACTCTTCAGCTGTATTCCAGAGTTTTCTGTGAACCTGAAATCTTGCCCAAGACTTCCCACATGTGagaagcatgtgtgtggagaaggGAGCATTGGCCAGTCATCTCTAGGTGCACCCCTAAATCATCAGGTAGGACCCAAACCTCATGAAGACCAGGAATATGGACAGAAGTTGTATAAACACAAGGAGTTTGGGGGCAGCTCCCGTTCTCCTCTGTCCCTTCGGACACATAAAAGTGCTCACACTGGAGAGGAACCTTCTAAAAATAAGGACTACAAACAAGACCTTCCTTGTTTCAGACCTGATCAAAGCTATGAACAACATGACCAGGCAAAGAAGTCTTATGTATGTAAGCAATGTGGGAAATGCTTCTCATATCTCAGTTTCttaaaaacacatgaaaagattCATTGTGGTAAAAATACCTATGTGTGTGAACTGTGTGGGAAAGACTTTGTTAGGTTAGGTTACCTTATCAGACATAAAATAACTTACACTGTTGAGAAGTCATTGGTATGTAATCGTGGTGCGAAGCCCTACACATGTAATCAGTGTAGAAAAAGTTTTTCTCGCTCTACTTCCCTTCGAAGACACACACgaatccacactggagagaaaccctatgtatgTAAACAATGCGGGAAAGCCTTCATTACTTCTAGTAACCTTCAAGTACATGAGCGAACTCACACTGGGGAAAAACCTTATGTATGTAAGGAGTGTGGGAATGCCTTTAGGCTTTTGATCCAATTGCAAAAGCATGAAGTAATTCACAGTGGTGTGAATCCCTTTATTTGTAAGCAATGTGGGAAGAGCTTCACTTCTTCTGGTTCTCTAAAAAcacatgaaagaattcacactGGGGAGAGGCCCTATGTATGTGAGCACTGTGGGAAAACCTTTGGTTATTCCAGTACTCTTAAAACACacgaaagaattcatactggagagagacCATATGCATGCAAGCAATGTGGGAAAACCTTTCGTTATGCTTTTTATGTTCAAAGACATGAACAAATCCACAAAAGAGAGAGGCCCTATGAATGTAagcaatgtgggaaagcctttcgTTATGCTTTttatgttcaaatacatgaacgaATCCACAGCAGCAAGAGACCCTATGAATGTAAGAAGTGTGGGAAAGGCTTTATAGCTTCTAATCAACTGGAAATACATGAAAGAACTCACACTGGAGAGAGACCTTATGTATGTAAGCAGTGTGGGAAAGGCTTCTTGACATCATACCGTTTGGGAAGACATGCACTGATTCATAGTAGAACAAATAAAGATGTTTGCAAATAA